The stretch of DNA ATAAAACTTTCAAATAAGTGGAAGACAAAAGCCCCCCCTACATatgaaacaaaagagagaagcaTAGCATTCTTGAAATACAATGAGAATTTATTCAAACGGtgcaaaaaatattaataataataataataataataataataacctaaCATAAAATCTGATGTTCTTTCTATCCAGATTGCACTGTCACACAGCCTTAGGAGACACTCctctcaaagacaaaacattaaaaagatttttttcaaaaatgaaataaaacaaaaacagatcacaataccaggaaaaaagaaatcaagtcAAAATAATGCACAAATTTGGTAAAAATGGATTTGCCATTTACATGCAACAGTTCCAGTCCCATGCAACTCGAAGTATTCCATGTCAATGTCACCGGCGATGAACGTTCTGTTCCCACAGAAAAACGACAGTGTTttacaatatataaaaatatactggATCAGTTGTGTTGCAAAACTCATTCTGAGccatctctcctctgcttcGGAGGAAAACAAGCCGAGTCAACGAGAACGTCGCCGCCATGTTTGAGCATAGCATGGATTTGtgtttgtaggaaaaaaaagaaaaaagaaaaagtaaaccAAATGTACAAatcaaaaagcaacaaatacaAAGCCAGACTGCTGGACAATTAGCCATGTGAGAAAGAACATCCTATATCACCTTTACTAAACATTCCACAAGgaaacctatatatatatataatttaaaaaaaatctcactataaatataaattctCAAATGGTATCTTGTTAGGTCAGCATTAAGGAAATTAGTTTGCAATGAGGGAGCCTCGAGTATTCCAAGAGGCTCGTCTGGGAGTCGCCTTCAAGTGTCCTGCCCCAAAACCCAGGCTCTTTACAAGCTCATCGTCCATACCTGTTGAAGTATTCAACAATATACATTcttaccattttttaaaaacactgtaaaacttTGGGCTTACAAAAATAACATGGAACATATTTATACAAcctctctttgatttttttaaaatcttaaatacaaaaaaagcgTAGCCTGTGGAGTCTTGCTGTTTTGTCATGGTTCTGAGGCATCCATTTcatagcaaaaataaaatgaaataagaaaatggtTTCGGTAGCTAATTATTACTTTGGAGGGTATGCACATGTACACGTTTTTCTAAAAACAGGCATCGCTTTCCCATCGAAAGGGAACGTTTGATGGGAATTAGAATGCTAGTGCAtgaacacgtcaacacacaaaacacggCAAATGTTTTCTTGGGAAGCGGTGCGATTGAAGTGTCTTATGATCATTGGAACTTTAGTGTTGCTTTAAATGcacggcaaaaaaaagaagaaaaaaagacgccCGCCGTCATTAAACAGCATCTGTAacggtttggaaaaaaaataatgtagtgTTCGAGTGTTAAACTGGCACTACACAAATGTACTCCCCCAACATTTTGGTAATTTctgtttgtagtttgtgtttaGGGCACAAGGGCAAACTCCAAATACTGAgttcaaagaaacacaaatcaagGGCGCCCTCAACTGGGCAAGGCAGTGAATTGCATACTAAATTGTGCTATTCTATTAGACTTCATGCCAGAGAACAGAAATCAAGAGCGTCAAACGAGCTCAAAAGAAAATCCTCACCGTGGCTTATAGGGAACCGTaagggaaataataaaaaataaaattatttaagTAGTCATTTCCAGATTTGCACAActaaaaaacaaggaaaactcAAAACAGAACATCAGCTGGTATCAACTAATTGATACTTTTAACGCAGAACTGAAATGGGAATCATGgcattatttttaaatagctagaacagaaatgaaaaccaTGTTAGTGTGTTAAATTTAAGGGGGCAGTAGTAGTAAGAACTGCAAGCAGTGGATATTTGATTTCCATTTCCAACGTAAAACATAATGATGATGCCACAaggagaaaatgttgaaaaaggcCACTAGGAAATTTTTTGAGTTAGATGGTGACGCCGGCACCAAAATGCTGTAGCTCTACAGTAACTGAATCCTTTAGAGTAAAAACCTTCAGGTCCTAAATTTCCCATGAACAGAGGTGGCAGTGTCTGCAGAGGTGAACACAGGACGACAGTCAGGCCACTTCcataaacagcaaaaacatattGTAACGACGGACATCAGGAAAGTGCTTGAAATTGTGCAAAAAAGAGATTAGGTTTCGGCGGGATGAATGCCTTCAGTAGAACTTTCAAATTTGCAGTGGGCGACCAAGATGTCCAAACATGGGTGTGTGACTTTTGTTAAACCTTTTGTATGATAAATGAGTCAGAAAGATGTTTACACATTTTCCAAAGCAGCAGAGcgtgtttgtcatttaaaaactttCAGAGTCAGATCTGGTTATTTCAGAATTTGTTGGAcccaaaatccaaacaaaagtAGATGGATCACTTTGCATCATGCAAACAGTAGCTGGAGACAAGTGCAGCtttcttttaatttgctgtACAGAACCTTTTACCTGTCCAAAGTCCCAGAAAGTGAATTGTGTAGCATCTTAAACAACCATCATTTGAAACGCCATATTAACAGGCGTCTCCAAAATCTTCTGTGCTGGatgtgacattttgacattgtaTTGTGTAGTATTGCAAGGCAGCGTCAGCCACAATAATCAAAATGCCTCAACAACCATCCGTTGTTACGGAAACAGGAAGACCAAATTAAGAAATATTCCAACAAACATGTGAAATACTCTGGATCAGGTTCTGGGATCAGTATCTCACCACTGTGCTTTGTTGCCGTGTCGTCTTTGTTCTACAATGCCTGGTCTATAATGAGAACGTTTGCTCGTTATCTTCAGAGGTTTGACATCTTCCAAATCCATTGTATGGATAAACGAATTGGAAAAAcgtgtttgagtttgttttgcCAGGAAGATGAACGATGGACAATTGCTGGACAGTTGTGTTAAACGCAtggacatttgtgtgtttgtgacctgGAACGTTAGCACCACAGCAACCCACAGAACGCTTATTCGTTAGCATTGCACTGTAGATGCAATTTGCATTATGCAAATGTTGACCGACCGAAAGGATTACATCTGCCGCTTCCCGAGGTACGTGTGATGCAGGCATCCAGTAACAGAAGTGTAAAATGTGTACAACGCTGAAATCACACCTCGACATGATGGGACTTCAAAACGCTCAAATGTCCCTTAATTCACTGATCCAAACGTTATCACGGACTAACAACAGAGACACTTGTGCCTTTTGTTTGTGCTTGCATCACTGTGTGTTTGGAAGTGTGAGTCTGActtgggtgtttgtgtgtgcatgcactgTGTGCTGATGAGTGTGGTGCCTGCCGTATACATTCTCTCCACTAGGAGGAGACAACGGCGAGGCGTTAAACTCTGATAAAGGAGGAGAGCCTGcaacgcgcgcgcgcacgcacacacacacacacacacacacacacacacacacacacacacacacacacacacacacacacacacacacacacacacacacacacacacacacacacacacacacacacacacacacacacacacacacacacacacacacacacacgcacacacacacacctgcataaGAGCCACAGCAAAAATTTAACAGAAGTGCAGTTAGTTTAATCTATAGTCTAACACGTGACCCATGCAGTCAGACACCACCCTGCCCTTTCTGTAATCGAGTCGACACTCCGTCACTCTCTGACGTGGAGGTGACGCCGACGAGAGCGGGAGGGAGCTGGCTGACTTTCTCTTGTCCGTTTCGAGGCTGATCCGCCCCCCAGCCGCTAATTTAACTGAAAAAGGCCACTCAACGAAATTCAAGCTACGGCGAGGTCCGCTCAGAACCTGTGGATGGCTggttctgtctccctcttcttcagCTCTTCCCGGTAGCAGTAGGAGCAGTAGTTGCCCGTCTCGGGGTGCCCGTAGTAGGTGCAACTGGGTGTCCGACAGCGGCTGGACTGCAGTCCGGCCAAACCCCCGGCGCTGCCCAGCGAGTAGTGTCTGACGGGCAGTTGCCCACTCCGAGAGTCTAGGGTGGAGCGCATGTCCCGGAATCCGTTGGTGTAGCTCCCACCAGCAGGCTCGGACATGGGATAGTCTGGTGGGATTAACTCCGGGGGGTATGAGGGCGCAAGGCGAGAGGGACTCAGGGAGGAGGGGCCTTGTGAGATATTGTACTGTGGGTGTGAGGGTCCCTGCGTCGTGGGGCAGTGCCGCGGTAGCGTGGCATACGAGGGGAGGCCAGGGTAGGAAGATACCGGGGAGCCGCCAGCTAGCTGACGCCGACTATCCATGTAGCCATGCATGTGAAGATGCTGGTTGAGGGGCGGTGCAGCAGGAGTGGGATCTATGAAGGAGGGCCGGGGGATGGGAACTACCCCAGAGTACATAGAGGGGCTCAACGGAGAGGGTTTGAGCGGGTTGAAGGAAGGAGACGGGTTCTCCGACAGCTCCTCTTTGGCCTCATAATGCCGGTAACTCAGCTCCGCAATAGAGACCGCCTCCTTCTTGGGTGGCTGGGTGCCATTAGTGAGGCCCTTCCTCTCCGTGTCACGACGCTGTTGCTCTTGTTCGGCCCGAAAGCGCTCCTCCGCATCGGTAAGGTAGCGCTGGATCATCTCCTCCTGGAAGGGCTGCCTGTTGCTGGTGGTGAGGAGGCCGCTGAAGATGAACTTCCTCTCGCCCTGCATTGCGGTTCGCAGGATGCCCAGGCTGACCTTGACATCTGCACTGTACTTGTATGTCTCGTTCTCAATACTGCTCCCACCGCTGCTGCTCATGCTGCTCCCCGTTCCGTTGAGGCGCTCGCTACCTGAGGAGGGGGAGCCTTTCCCAGAATCCTCTGAGGCGTGGGCTGAAGGCGAGCTGTCCTTGCTGCCCTTTCTCCCCCTAAACgagcccttcttcttctccccaccGTCCTGCTTGgcacctccagctccagcgtTCTTTCCCGTCATCAGTCCACCCACGTTCTTTTTCAGCTTGCTGCCCAGGCTCTTGCCAAAACTGCCGAGCTTATTGGCCACAGAGTCGGCCCTCTTCTTGTCTTTATCCTtgtccttctccttcttggTTTTGTCCTTCCCTGCCGTTCCTGAACCACTGCTGGAGGAGCTcgatgaggacgaggagctgTTCTTGGCCAACGAGCCGCCCACATATACCGTTGATCCTGTGGCTGTGTCGCCGTTGCCattggagctgctgctgactgactCTTTGTCCGACTCTCCTGAGTCAGGAGGCGTCCGTGTGTCCTCTCCTGCTGATGCTGTGGGAGACTCGGGCTGGGCCAGAGGGGCTTGCTGCAAGGgggaaagacagaaacacaagctgGAAAAATACTGTAGAGGTGTATCAGGAAAATAACCTGCTGATCAAATTATAgtgttgaaagaaaacaaaaaaagatgtaataTTGTAAGAAATCAAATTTGGTTCTATTTTAGTGTTGGTGCCCTTAAAAACctcaaaaagaaggaaaatctaACTCACTATACTACAGACCCAAGCGCCTCAGGTgtggggcagaaaaaaaaatcaagacttGCGGTTTTGAAAAGAGTGATTCAtagctcttttttctttttttttgcagaccaGTGCAGCATAACACAAGTCACTGTTTCCAGAGGTCTTTTTTCATATCTACAAACTTGTAGAAATAAGGTGTAAAATCAAGAATGCTGTATACGGCGATGAAATGACCTACATATTGCTGCGGTACTGAATGACCCATCTTACACCAACAAGAACGGCCATCACACAGCTCATTTGTGCTTGCACTGCCGAAACAGAATATCCCccttaaacatttttcaaaaaggggATTCCTGTACTGCCACAGTCCGTTAACCGTAAAACTGCTACGAACTTGTCCTTCCATGCTGCCTGGTGTTAGCATGTAGAGCACAAGAGGATCTTTGTCATGGAGTTTGTGTGGCGTGACTTTATGGCCTGAAGGGCCCAGTAAAGTACATTTTCTCATATGGTTTGTACAGCAGTCAGCTGGTCTCATGGATAAGGGAAAAACAATCTTTGCTCTTGTTTATTAAGAGAACACTAATGACACTTAAAGTCCACCGACTACTACTTTGGCAACGATGTGATAATCACGTTAAAAAGGTGGggtttccttttccctttcttccaATTTGGCTCCTGAAATATTGAATGAGACTTTGGAATACTGAATTGGCATTCTTGGTCAGTTGAAAAATAattctttatacattttttttaaagaatatctAATGAAACTTGGTTTTATAAACCTCTATGTTATAGAGGAGCAAACGTCAGTGGGGGCTGAACGTGTTGGA from Scophthalmus maximus strain ysfricsl-2021 chromosome 20, ASM2237912v1, whole genome shotgun sequence encodes:
- the otud7b gene encoding OTU domain-containing protein 7B isoform X1 — encoded protein: MTVDMDAVLSDFVRSTGAEPGLARDLLEGKNWDFTAALSDFEQLRQVHAGNLAYSITEERAYLPSEREMARVGRPILHRQDEVVQATEKRLSRGISHASSTIVSLARSHVSSTGGSSCEPLLDTPLCTFQLPDLTVYQDDFRGFIERDLIEQSMMVALEHAGRLNWWTKVVPNCQSLLPLATSGDGNCLLHAASLGMWGFHDRDLMLRKSLYSLMDHGLEREALKRRWRWQQTQQNKESGLVYTEEEWQKEWNELLKLASSEPRIHYSTNCTNGAESSDEPVYESLEEFHVFVLAHVLRRPIVVVADTMLRDSGGEAFAPIPFGGIYLPLEVPAAKCHRSPLVLAYDQAHFSALVSMEQKDSSKEQAVVIPLTDSEHKMLPLHFAVDPGKDWEWGKDDSDNVMLASVALSLEAKLQMLHSYMTVSWLPLPCEQAPLAQPESPTASAGEDTRTPPDSGESDKESVSSSSNGNGDTATGSTVYVGGSLAKNSSSSSSSSSSSGSGTAGKDKTKKEKDKDKDKKRADSVANKLGSFGKSLGSKLKKNVGGLMTGKNAGAGGAKQDGGEKKKGSFRGRKGSKDSSPSAHASEDSGKGSPSSGSERLNGTGSSMSSSGGSSIENETYKYSADVKVSLGILRTAMQGERKFIFSGLLTTSNRQPFQEEMIQRYLTDAEERFRAEQEQQRRDTERKGLTNGTQPPKKEAVSIAELSYRHYEAKEELSENPSPSFNPLKPSPLSPSMYSGVVPIPRPSFIDPTPAAPPLNQHLHMHGYMDSRRQLAGGSPVSSYPGLPSYATLPRHCPTTQGPSHPQYNISQGPSSLSPSRLAPSYPPELIPPDYPMSEPAGGSYTNGFRDMRSTLDSRSGQLPVRHYSLGSAGGLAGLQSSRCRTPSCTYYGHPETGNYCSYCYREELKKRETEPAIHRF
- the otud7b gene encoding OTU domain-containing protein 7B isoform X2, producing MTVDMDAVLSDFVRSTGAEPGLARDLLEGKNWDFTAALSDFEQLRQVHAGNLAYSITEERAYLPSEREMARVGRPILHRQDEVVQATEKRLSRGISHASSTIVSLARSHVSSTGGSSCEPLLDTPLCTFQLPDLTVYQDDFRGFIERDLIEQSMMVALEHAGRLNWWTKVVPNCQSLLPLATSGDGNCLLHAASLGMWGFHDRDLMLRKSLYSLMDHGLEREALKRRWRWQQTQQNKESGLVYTEEEWQKEWNELLKLASSEPRIHYSTNCTNGAESSDEPVYESLEEFHVFVLAHVLRRPIVVVADTMLRDSGGEAFAPIPFGGIYLPLEVPAAKCHRSPLVLAYDQAHFSALVSMEQKDSSKEQVVIPLTDSEHKMLPLHFAVDPGKDWEWGKDDSDNVMLASVALSLEAKLQMLHSYMTVSWLPLPCEQAPLAQPESPTASAGEDTRTPPDSGESDKESVSSSSNGNGDTATGSTVYVGGSLAKNSSSSSSSSSSSGSGTAGKDKTKKEKDKDKDKKRADSVANKLGSFGKSLGSKLKKNVGGLMTGKNAGAGGAKQDGGEKKKGSFRGRKGSKDSSPSAHASEDSGKGSPSSGSERLNGTGSSMSSSGGSSIENETYKYSADVKVSLGILRTAMQGERKFIFSGLLTTSNRQPFQEEMIQRYLTDAEERFRAEQEQQRRDTERKGLTNGTQPPKKEAVSIAELSYRHYEAKEELSENPSPSFNPLKPSPLSPSMYSGVVPIPRPSFIDPTPAAPPLNQHLHMHGYMDSRRQLAGGSPVSSYPGLPSYATLPRHCPTTQGPSHPQYNISQGPSSLSPSRLAPSYPPELIPPDYPMSEPAGGSYTNGFRDMRSTLDSRSGQLPVRHYSLGSAGGLAGLQSSRCRTPSCTYYGHPETGNYCSYCYREELKKRETEPAIHRF